A genomic window from Silene latifolia isolate original U9 population chromosome 11, ASM4854445v1, whole genome shotgun sequence includes:
- the LOC141615054 gene encoding uncharacterized protein LOC141615054, producing the protein MRAMVRPELMEKGTSPGAVGHRLLLEAWVYSYFPGLAPKRTEPLERAYPVVRDWVMCRTKSKHSSHNVYRRDVNALQLSSWVPRPWAEYAGAPPFVAEVLRPRSSSRLLLWTSMGPVWYLGERLARQCFRGALTVPVDPPRTMFREPSEAEREADLAGVGGDDLLLPEEDYSAFLYGRLAYWPVVEVEAAGIEPPEYPETLEYTDALGETTISELRDFDVAVTDLGLDDSRHRFEGRAISVCGTMEGGQPATSYGH; encoded by the exons atgagggccatggttcgtccggagttgatggagaaggggacttctcccggcgccgtcggacacaggctcttgttggag gcgtgggtgtactcttactttccgggccttgcgcccaagaggacggagccgttggagagggcctatcccgtggtgagggattgggtcatgtgccggacgaagagcaagcattcttctcacaatgtctaccggcgggatgtgaacgcccttcagctgagcagc tgggtgcccagaccttgggcggagtacgctggagcgcctccttttgttgctgaggtccttcgtcctaggagctcgagtcggctgctgttgtggacgtcgatgggtcctgtatggtatctgggcgagcggttagctcgtcagtgctttcggggcgcgttgacggttcccgtcgatcctcctaggacgatgttcagggagccctccgaggctgagagggaggcggacttggccggtgtcggtggtgacgaccttcttctccctgaggaggattactcggcgttcctttacgggaggttggcctattggccggtagtg gaggttgaggcggcgggcatcgagcccccagagtaccccgagaccctcgagtacaccgacgctctTGGAgagacgacgatctccgagttacgtgactttgacgtagccgtgacggatcttggcctagATGACTCGCGACATCGATTCGAGG gtcgcgccatctcggtttgtggcactatggagggtggccaaccggctacgagctacggccattga